The genomic window CTGCTGGCGCCATTGCTCCACCCATGTTAAATGGATCAGAAATTCCCATATCAATTACTTTGCCCATCGTTGCACCGGTCACTCGTGGGCCATCGCCTGTTTTAGCAACAAGCGCCGCACCTGCAGCCGTCGCTGTCCATTGAGCAGTTGGTGGTTTCTGTCCTCCGTATTCAGTCGGATAACGAAATTGTTTTTCAGTTGCAGAATTGTGGCTCGACGCGACACTTACGACATGATGGGCGCCACTGCCATTAATTAAAAATGAGCCTAACGCAAGCCCTTCCATTGAGGTTGAACAAGCACCAAACATACCTAAATAAGGAATGGCTAACGAACGACCTGCAAAACTAGATGGGGTTAATTGATTTACTAAGTCCCCTGCTAATAAAAAGTTCACATCTTCTTTTTTAACTGACGCTTTTTTTAGTGCTGTTGTTACAGCACCTTCTACAAGAATCGTTTGCGCTTTTTCGAATGATTTTTCACCGATCCACAGCTCATCATGCAACAAATCAAATGCTTCTGGGATGGCGCCGTTTCCTTCAAACGGTCCTCCAACTGTTCCAGTGGAAATAATAACTGGCTGGTTATCAAATCGCCAACTTTGTTTTCCAACTAACATTAAATCACCCCCGCATTTATAAGAAGGGTTTTTATTAAAGAAATAACAAATGCTGCTACAGTTCCAAAAACAATAACTGACCCGGCTAGCTTAAACATGTTGCCACCGACACCGAGAACATAGCCTTCTGTTCGATGCTCAATTGCTGCTGATGCAACTGAATTGGCAAATCCCGTAACAGGAACAGCTGTCCCTGCACCTGCAACTTGGGCAATACGATCATAAAACCCAAGACCTGTAATCAAGGTTGCGATAAAAATTAATGTGGCAACGGTCGGATTACTAGCACTTTTTTCTGTAAAAT from Shouchella hunanensis includes these protein-coding regions:
- the spoVAC gene encoding stage V sporulation protein AC; the protein is MAKEKQTPEQQQYQKIAKKYEKKRPVLKNCIIAFFVGGAICVIGQCLQVFYYTFFDFTEKSASNPTVATLIFIATLITGLGFYDRIAQVAGAGTAVPVTGFANSVASAAIEHRTEGYVLGVGGNMFKLAGSVIVFGTVAAFVISLIKTLLINAGVI
- the spoVAD gene encoding stage V sporulation protein AD; amino-acid sequence: MLVGKQSWRFDNQPVIISTGTVGGPFEGNGAIPEAFDLLHDELWIGEKSFEKAQTILVEGAVTTALKKASVKKEDVNFLLAGDLVNQLTPSSFAGRSLAIPYLGMFGACSTSMEGLALGSFLINGSGAHHVVSVASSHNSATEKQFRYPTEYGGQKPPTAQWTATAAGAALVAKTGDGPRVTGATMGKVIDMGISDPFNMGGAMAPAAADTIETHFKEFHRGPDDYDLIVTGDLGQIGLPICRDLLKQKGYELGHDRFQDCGLMLYKEDQPVLAGASGPGCSAVVTYGHLLNKVKSGEIRRLLVVATGALLSPLSFQQKETIPCIAHAVVIESPKGGAL